The following proteins are encoded in a genomic region of Pseudomonas saponiphila:
- the bioF gene encoding 8-amino-7-oxononanoate synthase: MSFDLAARLAARRAEHLYRQRPLLESPQGPQVVVDGQPLLAFCNNDYLGLANHPQVIEAWRDAASRWGVGGGASHLVIGHSTPHHELEEALADLTGRPRALLFSTGYMANLGAVTALVGQGDTVLEDRLNHASLLDAGLLSGARFNRYLHNDAASLAKRLEKATGNTLVVTDGVFSMDGDVADLPALARETKARGAWLMVDDAHGFGPLGANGGGLVEHFGLGLDEVPVLVGTLGKAFGTAGAFVAGSEELIETLVQFARPYIYTTSQPPALACATRKSLELLRSEHWRREHLANLIRQFRLGAEQIGLELMDSFTPIQPIMVGDSTRAVELSRMLRSRGIMVTAIRPPTVPAGSARLRVTLSAAHSEAQVQLLLSALADCFSELQTRPGHA; this comes from the coding sequence ATGTCTTTTGATCTCGCCGCGCGCCTCGCTGCCCGCCGTGCCGAACATCTGTATCGCCAGCGTCCGCTGCTGGAAAGCCCCCAGGGGCCGCAAGTGGTGGTGGACGGCCAGCCGTTGCTGGCCTTCTGCAACAACGACTACCTGGGGTTGGCCAATCACCCGCAAGTGATCGAAGCCTGGCGCGACGCGGCCAGCCGCTGGGGCGTGGGCGGCGGTGCGTCCCATCTGGTGATTGGCCACAGCACGCCTCACCACGAGTTGGAAGAAGCCCTGGCGGACCTCACGGGGCGACCCCGGGCGTTGCTATTCAGCACGGGCTACATGGCCAACCTCGGTGCGGTCACGGCCCTGGTCGGGCAGGGCGATACGGTGCTGGAGGATCGGCTCAACCATGCCTCCCTGCTGGATGCCGGGCTGCTTTCCGGAGCTCGCTTCAACCGCTATCTGCATAACGATGCCGCCAGCCTGGCCAAGCGCCTGGAAAAGGCCACCGGTAACACCCTGGTGGTCACCGACGGGGTGTTCAGCATGGACGGCGATGTGGCCGACCTGCCGGCCCTGGCCCGGGAAACCAAGGCCCGCGGTGCCTGGCTGATGGTAGATGATGCCCATGGCTTTGGTCCGCTGGGGGCCAACGGCGGCGGGCTGGTGGAGCACTTTGGCCTGGGGCTGGATGAAGTGCCGGTGCTGGTGGGCACCCTGGGCAAGGCGTTCGGCACCGCCGGGGCCTTTGTCGCCGGCAGCGAGGAGTTGATCGAAACGCTGGTCCAGTTCGCCCGGCCCTACATCTACACCACCAGCCAACCGCCGGCCCTGGCCTGCGCCACGCGCAAGAGCCTGGAGTTGCTGCGCAGCGAACACTGGCGGCGCGAGCACTTGGCCAATCTGATCCGTCAGTTCCGGCTGGGCGCCGAGCAGATTGGCCTGGAGCTGATGGACAGCTTTACCCCGATCCAGCCGATCATGGTGGGCGACAGTACCCGGGCCGTGGAGTTGTCACGGATGCTCCGTTCGCGGGGCATCATGGTCACCGCCATCCGGCCGCCGACCGTGCCGGCCGGCAGTGCGCGGCTGCGGGTGACGTTGTCCGCCGCCCACAGCGAGGCACAGGTCCAGCTATTGTTAAGCGCGTTGGCGGATTGTTTCAGTGAACTGCAAACGAGGCCGGGCCATGCGTGA
- a CDS encoding PhoX family protein, translating into MSLLLEEDQPTDLEQMVGLSRRGFIGAGALCGAALFLGGGLLGRSALAAGVSAGNSQLLGFTGIAAATSDSITLPPGYKSSVLISWGQPLAKNGPAFDPSGNGTAQAQEVQFGDNNDGMSLFAFPDDRHRALMAINNEYTNYRYLYPHGGLPQSAEDVRKAQASEGVSVIEVQHKNGQWQFVQGSRYNRRIHGNTPIRLSGPAAGHDLLKTAADPKGKKVLGTFQNCANGKTPWGTYLTCEENFTDCFGSSNAEQKFDAAQKRYGAVVASKEINWHLHDPRFDLAKNPNELNRHGWVVEIDPFDPQSTPVKRTALGRFKHENAALAQTRDGRAVVYMGDDERGEFIYKFISRDQINHRNPKANRDLLDHGTLYVARFDAGDGNPDRPKGQGQWIELTHGKNGIDASSGFADQAQVLIQARLAASVVQATRMDRPEWIVVSPKDGQVYCTLTNNVKRGEDGQPVGGPNPREKNVYGQILRWRTGNDDHDALSFTWDLFVVAGNPGVHAGQPKGGSSNITPENMFNSPDGLGFDQAGRLWILTDGDYSNSGDFAGMGNNQMLCADPQSGEIRRFMVGPVGCEVTGIAFAPDQKTLFVGIQHPGENGGSTFPEHLPNGKPRSSVMAITREDGGIIGA; encoded by the coding sequence ATGAGCCTGCTATTGGAAGAAGACCAACCCACCGACCTGGAACAGATGGTCGGCCTCAGCCGCCGGGGTTTCATCGGTGCCGGAGCCCTGTGCGGCGCCGCACTGTTTCTCGGCGGCGGACTGCTCGGCCGCAGCGCCCTGGCCGCCGGTGTCAGCGCCGGCAACAGCCAGCTGCTGGGCTTTACCGGCATTGCGGCCGCCACCAGCGACAGCATCACCCTGCCACCGGGCTACAAGTCCTCGGTGCTGATCAGCTGGGGCCAGCCGCTGGCCAAGAACGGACCGGCCTTCGACCCCAGCGGCAACGGCACCGCCCAGGCCCAGGAAGTGCAGTTCGGCGACAACAACGACGGCATGAGCCTGTTCGCCTTCCCGGACGACCGCCACCGCGCGCTCATGGCGATCAACAACGAATACACCAACTACCGCTACCTCTACCCCCACGGCGGCCTGCCGCAGTCCGCCGAAGACGTGCGCAAGGCACAGGCCAGCGAAGGCGTGTCGGTCATCGAGGTGCAGCACAAGAACGGCCAATGGCAGTTCGTCCAGGGCTCGCGCTACAACCGGCGCATCCACGGCAACACGCCGATCCGCCTCAGCGGTCCCGCCGCCGGCCACGACCTGCTCAAGACCGCGGCCGACCCCAAGGGCAAGAAAGTCCTCGGCACCTTCCAGAACTGCGCCAACGGCAAGACGCCCTGGGGCACCTACCTGACCTGCGAAGAAAACTTCACCGACTGTTTCGGCAGCAGCAATGCCGAGCAGAAGTTCGACGCTGCGCAGAAACGCTACGGCGCCGTGGTGGCCAGCAAAGAGATCAACTGGCACCTGCACGACCCGCGCTTCGACCTGGCGAAGAATCCCAACGAACTCAACCGCCACGGCTGGGTAGTGGAGATCGACCCCTTCGATCCGCAATCGACCCCGGTCAAGCGCACCGCCCTGGGCCGCTTCAAGCATGAAAACGCCGCCCTGGCGCAAACCCGCGACGGCCGCGCCGTGGTCTACATGGGCGACGACGAGCGCGGCGAATTCATCTACAAGTTCATCAGCCGCGACCAGATCAACCACCGCAACCCCAAGGCCAACCGCGACCTGCTGGACCACGGCACCTTGTACGTGGCGCGCTTCGATGCCGGTGACGGCAATCCGGACCGGCCCAAGGGCCAGGGCCAGTGGATCGAGTTGACCCACGGCAAGAACGGCATCGACGCCAGCAGCGGCTTCGCCGACCAGGCCCAGGTGCTGATCCAGGCACGCCTGGCCGCCAGCGTGGTCCAGGCCACCCGCATGGACCGCCCGGAATGGATTGTGGTCAGCCCCAAGGACGGCCAGGTCTATTGCACCCTGACCAACAACGTCAAACGCGGCGAAGACGGCCAACCGGTTGGCGGGCCCAACCCGCGGGAGAAGAACGTCTACGGGCAGATCCTGCGCTGGCGCACCGGCAACGACGATCACGACGCCCTGAGTTTCACCTGGGACCTGTTCGTGGTCGCCGGCAACCCCGGCGTACATGCAGGTCAGCCCAAGGGCGGCTCGTCCAACATCACCCCAGAGAACATGTTCAACAGCCCCGACGGCCTGGGCTTCGACCAGGCCGGACGCCTGTGGATCCTCACCGACGGCGACTACAGCAACAGCGGCGATTTCGCCGGCATGGGCAACAACCAAATGCTCTGCGCCGACCCTCAGAGCGGCGAGATCCGCCGTTTCATGGTGGGGCCCGTGGGTTGCGAGGTCACCGGGATCGCCTTCGCCCCGGACCAGAAGACCCTGTTCGTCGGCATCCAGCACCCCGGAGAAAACGGCGGCTCGACCTTCCCCGAGCACCTGCCCAACGGCAAGCCACGCTCCTCGGTAATGGCCATCACCCGGGAAGACGGCGGCATCATCGGCGCCTGA
- the bioB gene encoding biotin synthase BioB, giving the protein MSASTTATLRHDWTLAEVKALFVQPFNDLLFQAQTVHRAHFDANRVQVSTLLSIKTGACPEDCKYCPQSGHYNTGLEKEKLLEVQKVLEEAARAKAIGSTRFCMGAAWKHPSAKDMPYVLEMVKGVKAMGLETCMTLGRLDQEQTEALAKAGLDYYNHNLDTSPEFYGSIITTRTYSERLQTLAYVRDAGMKICSGGILGMGESLDDRAGLLIQLANLPEHPESVPINMLVKVAGTPLENAEDVDPFDFIRMLAVARILMPQSHVRLSAGREAMNEQMQALAFFAGANSIFYGDKLLTTANPQADKDMQLFARLGIQPEAREEHADEVHQAAIEQALVEQKISEQFYNAAV; this is encoded by the coding sequence ATGAGCGCCAGCACCACCGCTACCCTGCGTCATGACTGGACTTTGGCTGAAGTCAAAGCCCTGTTCGTCCAGCCGTTCAATGACTTGCTGTTCCAGGCGCAGACGGTGCACCGCGCGCATTTCGATGCCAATCGGGTCCAGGTGTCCACGTTGCTGTCGATCAAGACCGGCGCCTGCCCGGAAGATTGCAAATATTGTCCGCAGTCCGGCCACTACAACACCGGCCTGGAAAAGGAAAAGCTCCTGGAAGTGCAGAAGGTCCTGGAGGAAGCCGCCCGGGCCAAGGCCATTGGTTCCACGCGTTTCTGCATGGGCGCCGCCTGGAAGCACCCTTCGGCCAAGGACATGCCCTATGTGCTGGAGATGGTCAAAGGCGTGAAGGCCATGGGCCTGGAAACCTGCATGACCCTGGGGCGCCTGGATCAGGAGCAGACCGAAGCCCTGGCCAAGGCCGGCCTGGACTACTACAACCACAACCTCGATACCTCGCCGGAGTTCTACGGCAGCATCATCACCACCCGCACCTACAGTGAGCGCCTGCAGACCCTGGCCTATGTGCGCGACGCGGGGATGAAGATCTGCTCCGGCGGCATCCTCGGCATGGGCGAATCCCTCGACGACCGCGCCGGTCTGCTGATCCAGCTGGCCAACCTGCCGGAGCATCCGGAGTCGGTGCCGATCAACATGCTGGTGAAAGTGGCCGGCACCCCGCTGGAGAACGCCGAGGACGTGGATCCGTTCGACTTCATCCGCATGCTCGCGGTAGCGCGGATCCTCATGCCGCAATCCCATGTGCGCCTGTCCGCCGGTCGTGAGGCGATGAACGAGCAGATGCAGGCCCTGGCCTTCTTCGCCGGTGCCAACTCGATTTTCTACGGCGACAAGCTGCTGACCACCGCCAACCCCCAGGCCGACAAGGACATGCAGTTGTTCGCCCGTCTGGGCATCCAGCCCGAAGCCCGGGAAGAGCATGCCGACGAAGTGCATCAGGCCGCTATCGAGCAGGCCCTGGTGGAGCAGAAAATCAGCGAGCAGTTCTACAACGCTGCCGTCTGA
- the bioD gene encoding dethiobiotin synthase, with the protein MSAAYFITGTDTDVGKTTIAAGLLHAARVAGLSTAAGKPVASGCDLGPKGLRNADALALLAQSSLPLSYEEVNPFAFEPAIAPHLAAREAGVALTVQSLLMPMRELLAKGADFTLIEGAGGWRVPLADQDNLSDLAMALGLPVILVVGVRLGCINHALLSAEAIAQDGLQLAGWVANIIEPKTSRLEENLATLAERLPAPCLGRVPRLKPATAEAVAEHLQLDLLD; encoded by the coding sequence ATGAGTGCTGCCTATTTCATTACCGGAACCGACACCGATGTGGGCAAGACCACCATCGCTGCCGGGTTGCTGCATGCGGCGCGTGTGGCCGGGTTGAGCACGGCGGCGGGCAAGCCGGTGGCTTCCGGTTGCGACTTGGGTCCCAAGGGCCTGCGCAATGCCGATGCCCTGGCGCTGCTGGCCCAGTCGTCGTTGCCACTGAGCTATGAAGAGGTCAATCCATTCGCCTTCGAGCCGGCCATCGCGCCCCATCTGGCGGCGCGGGAGGCCGGTGTGGCGTTGACGGTGCAATCGCTGCTGATGCCGATGCGCGAGCTGCTGGCCAAGGGCGCGGACTTCACCCTGATTGAAGGGGCCGGGGGCTGGCGGGTGCCCCTGGCCGATCAGGACAACCTGTCGGACCTGGCCATGGCCCTGGGGTTGCCGGTGATTCTGGTGGTGGGCGTGCGCCTGGGTTGCATCAATCACGCATTGCTGAGCGCCGAGGCGATTGCCCAGGACGGTCTGCAGTTGGCGGGCTGGGTGGCCAATATCATCGAACCGAAGACCTCTCGTCTGGAAGAGAACCTGGCGACTTTGGCTGAACGCTTGCCCGCGCCGTGCCTTGGCAGAGTGCCGCGACTCAAGCCGGCCACTGCCGAGGCGGTGGCCGAGCACCTGCAGCTGGATCTGCTGGACTAG
- a CDS encoding alpha/beta fold hydrolase yields MRDRLILLPGWGLGVSPLEPLAAALQGLDEHLRVEIEPLPELSSSDPQAWLDELDDALPEDAWLGGWSLGGMLATELAARRGERCCGLLTLASNPSFVAHEQWSSAMSGEVFDGFLAGCAADPRTTLKRFSLLCAQGAVDPRGLSRMLLGGAPTTPGPVLMAGLELLAQLDTREALLGFRGPQLHLFAGLDALVPAEAAAELLALLPDIEVGLIEQASHGFLLEDPHGVAGAIQAFLHESGDD; encoded by the coding sequence ATGCGTGATCGACTGATTCTGTTGCCGGGCTGGGGGCTGGGCGTGTCGCCCCTGGAACCCTTGGCTGCCGCGTTGCAGGGGCTGGATGAACACTTGCGAGTGGAGATCGAACCCCTGCCGGAGCTGAGCTCCAGCGATCCGCAGGCATGGCTGGACGAGCTCGACGACGCGCTGCCGGAGGACGCCTGGCTGGGGGGCTGGTCCCTGGGCGGCATGCTCGCCACGGAGCTGGCGGCCCGACGCGGCGAGCGCTGCTGCGGCTTGTTGACCCTGGCCAGCAACCCCAGTTTCGTTGCTCACGAGCAATGGTCCAGTGCCATGTCCGGTGAGGTCTTTGATGGCTTCCTGGCCGGTTGCGCCGCTGATCCGCGCACCACCCTCAAGCGCTTTTCCCTGCTGTGTGCCCAGGGCGCGGTTGATCCCCGCGGCTTGTCGCGGATGCTGCTGGGCGGCGCGCCGACGACGCCGGGGCCGGTGCTGATGGCGGGCCTGGAGTTGTTGGCGCAGTTGGATACGCGCGAAGCCTTGCTGGGGTTTCGCGGCCCGCAGTTGCACCTGTTCGCCGGGCTGGATGCTCTGGTGCCTGCCGAGGCGGCCGCCGAGTTGCTGGCCTTGCTGCCGGATATAGAAGTTGGCCTGATCGAGCAGGCCAGCCACGGTTTTCTTCTGGAGGATCCCCATGGAGTGGCGGGGGCGATCCAGGCTTTCTTGCATGAGTCCGGTGATGACTGA
- the rarD gene encoding EamA family transporter RarD, whose translation MQAANPRRGYILGLTAYIIWGLFPLYFKAIASVPAVEIIIHRVLWSALFGALLLMVWKHPGWWRELRDNPKRLAILALSGTLIAGNWLTYVWAVNNGRMLEASLGYYINPLVNVLLGMLILGERLRRLQWLAVILAALGVAQQVWQVGSLPWVSLILALSFGFYGLIRKQAPVKALPGLVVETWMLVPIALGWLLLHPDASSAQAEFWSSSQAWWLVAAGPVTLIPLVCFNAAARDLPYTTLGFLQYLAPTLVLLQAVLLFGEQLSASTLLAFMFIWAGLAVYSVDAWLSLRGRR comes from the coding sequence ATGCAAGCCGCCAACCCGCGTCGCGGGTACATCCTGGGCCTGACCGCCTACATCATCTGGGGTCTGTTTCCGCTCTATTTCAAAGCCATCGCCAGCGTTCCCGCCGTAGAAATCATCATCCACCGGGTGCTCTGGTCGGCGCTGTTCGGCGCTCTGTTGCTGATGGTGTGGAAGCATCCCGGCTGGTGGCGCGAGCTGCGCGACAACCCCAAGCGCCTGGCGATCCTGGCTCTGAGCGGCACCCTGATCGCCGGCAACTGGCTGACCTATGTCTGGGCGGTGAACAACGGACGCATGCTCGAAGCGAGCCTGGGCTACTACATCAACCCCCTGGTCAATGTGCTGCTGGGCATGCTGATTCTCGGCGAACGCCTGCGACGCCTGCAGTGGCTGGCGGTGATCCTGGCGGCGCTGGGAGTGGCCCAGCAAGTCTGGCAGGTGGGCAGCCTGCCCTGGGTGTCGCTGATACTGGCCCTGAGCTTCGGTTTCTATGGGCTGATCCGCAAGCAGGCGCCGGTCAAGGCCCTGCCCGGGCTGGTGGTGGAAACCTGGATGCTGGTACCCATTGCCCTGGGCTGGCTCCTGCTGCACCCCGACGCCAGCAGCGCCCAGGCCGAATTCTGGAGCAGCTCCCAGGCCTGGTGGCTGGTGGCCGCCGGTCCGGTCACGCTGATTCCCCTGGTGTGCTTCAACGCCGCCGCCCGGGACCTGCCCTACACCACCCTGGGCTTCCTCCAGTACCTGGCACCAACCTTGGTATTGCTGCAGGCGGTGCTGCTGTTCGGTGAGCAGTTGTCTGCCAGCACCCTGCTGGCCTTCATGTTTATCTGGGCCGGTCTGGCGGTGTACAGCGTCGATGCCTGGCTCAGCCTGCGCGGCCGCCGCTGA
- a CDS encoding pyrroloquinoline quinone biosynthesis protein PqqE: protein MEISGNSGFYAGLNAIQAGQNRVDQGSSQIASSAVERSSDSRASTDQVNRLNGVDRSQESDLASSMVDMSMGKIQVELGVKVAKASDEALGTLIDTYA, encoded by the coding sequence ATGGAAATCTCCGGGAACAGCGGTTTCTACGCTGGCCTGAATGCCATTCAGGCCGGTCAGAATCGTGTCGATCAAGGTTCCAGCCAGATCGCCAGCAGCGCCGTCGAGCGCTCTTCCGACAGCCGGGCGTCTACCGATCAGGTCAATCGCCTGAACGGCGTGGATCGCAGCCAGGAGTCGGACCTGGCCAGCAGCATGGTCGATATGTCCATGGGCAAGATCCAGGTGGAGCTGGGAGTCAAGGTTGCCAAGGCCTCTGATGAGGCACTCGGTACCCTGATCGATACCTACGCTTGA
- a CDS encoding serine/threonine protein kinase, with amino-acid sequence MSHPFETLTPDLVLDAVESIGFLSDARVLALNSYENRVYQVGIDESEPLIAKFYRPQRWTNQAILEEHRFTFELAECEVPVVAPIVHDGASLFEHAGFRFALFPRRGGRAPEPGNLDQLYRLGQLLGRLHAVGATRPFEHREALGVQNFGQDSLATLLQGGFIPKSLLPAYESVARDLLKRVEEVYQATPHQTIRLHGDCHPGNMMCRDEMFHIVDLDDCRMGPAVQDLWMMLAGNRQDCLGQLSELMDGYSEFHDFDPRELALIEPLRALRLMHYSAWLARRWDDPAFPHSFPWFGSERYWGEQVLALREQLAALDEEPLKLF; translated from the coding sequence ATGTCCCACCCGTTTGAAACACTGACCCCCGACCTGGTCCTGGACGCCGTTGAAAGCATCGGCTTTCTCAGCGACGCCCGCGTATTGGCGCTCAACAGCTACGAAAACCGCGTCTATCAGGTGGGTATCGACGAAAGCGAACCACTGATTGCCAAGTTCTACCGGCCCCAGCGCTGGACCAACCAAGCCATCCTCGAAGAGCACCGTTTCACCTTCGAACTGGCCGAGTGCGAGGTGCCGGTGGTGGCGCCAATCGTCCACGACGGGGCCAGCCTGTTCGAGCACGCGGGCTTTCGCTTCGCCCTGTTTCCCCGCCGCGGCGGCAGGGCCCCGGAACCGGGCAACCTGGACCAGCTCTATCGCCTCGGCCAGTTGCTCGGGCGCCTGCACGCCGTAGGCGCGACCCGCCCCTTCGAGCACCGCGAAGCCCTGGGGGTGCAGAACTTCGGTCAAGACTCCCTGGCCACCCTGCTGCAAGGCGGCTTCATTCCCAAGAGCCTGCTGCCGGCCTACGAGTCCGTAGCCCGGGACCTGCTCAAGCGAGTGGAAGAGGTGTACCAGGCTACCCCGCACCAGACCATCCGCCTGCACGGCGATTGCCACCCGGGCAACATGATGTGCCGCGACGAGATGTTCCATATCGTCGACCTGGATGACTGCCGCATGGGGCCTGCCGTGCAGGACCTGTGGATGATGCTCGCCGGCAATCGCCAGGACTGCCTCGGCCAGCTCTCGGAACTGATGGATGGCTACAGCGAGTTCCACGATTTCGACCCACGGGAGCTAGCCCTTATCGAACCGCTGCGGGCCTTGCGCCTGATGCACTACAGCGCCTGGCTGGCGCGGCGCTGGGACGACCCGGCGTTCCCCCACAGCTTTCCCTGGTTCGGCAGCGAGCGTTACTGGGGCGAACAGGTCCTGGCCCTGCGCGAACAACTGGCGGCCCTCGACGAAGAGCCCCTCAAACTGTTCTGA
- a CDS encoding glycine cleavage system protein R produces the protein MDHLVLTVFAPDKAGQVERIAQCIAEHGGNWLESRLSRMAGQFAGILRVGVPAEAYDELVDALQGLSAQGIRVLIAESGIEQSCTWKPIAMELVGNDRPGIVRDITRLLAEQGVNLERLVTEVRPAPMSSEPLFHAEAVLAVPLTLSLDVLQSRLETLADDLMVELVLRSEV, from the coding sequence ATGGACCATCTCGTTCTCACGGTATTCGCCCCGGACAAGGCCGGACAGGTCGAGCGGATCGCCCAGTGCATCGCCGAACATGGCGGCAACTGGCTGGAAAGTCGCCTGTCGCGCATGGCCGGGCAGTTTGCCGGCATCTTGCGGGTCGGGGTGCCGGCCGAGGCCTACGATGAGCTGGTGGATGCCTTGCAGGGCTTGTCGGCCCAGGGCATCCGGGTGTTGATCGCCGAAAGTGGCATCGAACAGTCCTGCACCTGGAAACCCATCGCCATGGAGCTGGTGGGCAACGATCGCCCGGGGATCGTTCGCGACATCACGCGCTTGCTGGCGGAACAGGGGGTCAATCTCGAACGGCTGGTGACCGAGGTGCGCCCGGCGCCCATGAGCAGCGAGCCGCTGTTTCACGCGGAGGCAGTTCTGGCGGTGCCTCTGACCTTGTCTCTGGATGTATTGCAGTCGCGCCTGGAAACCCTGGCTGACGACCTGATGGTGGAGTTGGTGCTACGCAGCGAGGTCTGA
- a CDS encoding TOBE domain-containing protein — MSLPTLLTQHIVRRPQRIALLQHIAEQGSITRAAKSAGLSYKAAWDAIDELNNLAASPLVERSIGGKGGGGARLTPEGLRVLRLYQRLQALQAQVLEAAEEASDLDLLGRLMLRTSARNQLHGKVQAIAPQGCNDLISLSLAEGLILKAQITHDSTQRLELAAGTEVVALIKAGWLELHPIGAPATTGHNCLSGTIEQILQAEAGPWEVRVVLPNGQTLCALAEPRRLKDLGLRENQAVQVHFSPAQVLLGTPL, encoded by the coding sequence ATGTCCCTGCCCACTCTGTTGACCCAGCACATCGTCCGCCGCCCGCAGCGCATCGCCTTGCTCCAGCACATCGCCGAACAGGGCTCCATCACCCGCGCGGCGAAAAGCGCCGGCCTGAGCTACAAGGCCGCCTGGGACGCCATCGACGAGTTGAACAACCTGGCCGCCAGCCCGCTGGTCGAGCGCAGCATCGGCGGCAAGGGCGGCGGCGGTGCCAGGCTGACGCCCGAAGGCCTGCGCGTGCTGCGCCTCTACCAACGCCTGCAAGCCCTGCAAGCCCAGGTCCTGGAGGCCGCGGAGGAGGCCAGCGACCTCGACCTGCTGGGACGCCTGATGCTGCGCACCAGTGCCCGCAACCAGCTGCACGGCAAGGTCCAGGCCATCGCCCCCCAGGGCTGCAACGACCTGATCAGCCTGAGTCTGGCCGAGGGCCTGATTCTCAAGGCGCAAATCACCCACGACAGCACCCAGCGCCTGGAACTGGCCGCCGGCACCGAAGTGGTGGCGCTGATCAAGGCCGGCTGGCTGGAGCTGCACCCCATCGGCGCCCCGGCAACAACTGGACACAATTGCCTGAGCGGCACCATCGAGCAGATTCTCCAAGCCGAAGCTGGCCCCTGGGAAGTCAGAGTGGTCCTGCCCAATGGCCAGACCCTCTGCGCCCTGGCCGAGCCCCGCCGGCTCAAAGACCTCGGGCTCAGAGAAAACCAGGCCGTCCAGGTGCACTTCTCCCCCGCCCAGGTCCTGCTCGGCACCCCGCTCTAA
- a CDS encoding ComF family protein, translating to MHCQPEYKGPVYIWSKNKQSCLLCDEASDSLLALCSACQDELPWLGAQCSVCALPLPAVGLTCGQCLQHPRAFQRVIVPWRYDFPLDSLISRFKHQEQWPFGRLMAELFAQFLNFRFDEGLPRPDCLLPVPLSRRRLRQRGFNQADMLARWLGQPLHLTVEPDLLRRVQDTPAQQGLNAQARRRNLSQAFALTASTSVAGRHLALVDDVLTTGATAQALAQLLMGAGARQVDVYCLARTPGAEHRD from the coding sequence ATGCACTGTCAACCCGAATACAAAGGACCGGTTTACATCTGGTCAAAAAACAAACAGAGCTGTTTGCTGTGCGATGAAGCCAGCGATTCGCTCCTGGCCCTGTGCAGCGCCTGCCAGGATGAGCTGCCCTGGCTCGGCGCCCAATGCTCGGTTTGCGCCCTGCCCCTGCCCGCCGTCGGCCTGACCTGTGGCCAGTGCCTGCAACACCCTCGCGCCTTTCAACGGGTCATCGTGCCCTGGCGCTACGACTTCCCGCTGGACAGCCTGATCAGCCGCTTCAAGCATCAGGAGCAATGGCCTTTTGGCCGCTTGATGGCCGAACTTTTCGCCCAGTTCCTGAACTTTCGCTTTGATGAGGGCCTGCCCAGGCCCGACTGCCTGCTGCCGGTGCCGCTGTCCCGCCGCCGCCTGCGCCAGCGGGGGTTCAATCAGGCTGACATGCTCGCCCGATGGCTGGGACAGCCCCTGCACCTGACAGTGGAGCCTGACCTGCTGCGGCGCGTCCAGGACACTCCGGCACAGCAGGGCCTGAATGCCCAGGCCCGGCGACGCAACCTGAGCCAGGCGTTCGCCCTCACCGCCAGCACCTCCGTGGCCGGCCGGCACCTGGCCCTGGTGGACGACGTCCTCACCACCGGGGCCACCGCCCAGGCCCTGGCACAGTTGCTGATGGGCGCTGGCGCCCGACAGGTGGATGTCTATTGCCTGGCCCGCACCCCAGGGGCCGAACACCGCGACTGA
- the bioC gene encoding malonyl-ACP O-methyltransferase BioC, translating into MTDLSVAVLPAGLPDKRQVAASFSRAAASYDSVAELQRAVGQQLLNRLPAGPVPARWLDLGCGTGHFSRVLGQRYAGSQGLALDIAEGMLKHARPLGGAEHFIAGDAERLPLQNGSCGLIFSSLAVQWCADFSAVLSEARRVLQPGGVLAFASLCVGTLHELRESWGRVDGQVHVNRFREFERYRQLCEASGLQVRSLEQSPHVLHYPDVRSLTHELKALGAHNLNPGRPGGLTGRARIAGLIEAYEGFRQPGGLPATYQVVYAVLEKPL; encoded by the coding sequence ATGACTGATCTGTCTGTTGCTGTCTTGCCCGCAGGCCTGCCTGACAAGCGTCAGGTGGCGGCTTCTTTTTCCCGCGCCGCGGCCAGTTACGACAGTGTTGCCGAGTTGCAGCGAGCGGTCGGCCAGCAGTTGTTGAACCGCTTGCCTGCAGGCCCCGTCCCGGCCAGATGGCTGGACCTGGGCTGTGGCACCGGGCATTTCAGTCGTGTGCTGGGGCAGCGCTATGCGGGCAGTCAGGGGCTGGCCCTGGACATTGCCGAGGGCATGCTCAAGCATGCGCGGCCTCTGGGCGGTGCCGAGCACTTCATCGCCGGTGACGCCGAGCGCCTGCCCTTGCAGAACGGCAGTTGCGGGCTGATTTTTTCCAGCCTGGCGGTGCAGTGGTGTGCGGATTTTTCGGCGGTGCTCAGCGAGGCTCGGCGGGTGCTGCAACCGGGTGGCGTGTTGGCCTTTGCCAGCTTGTGTGTCGGCACCTTGCACGAGTTGCGCGAGAGCTGGGGGCGGGTCGATGGGCAGGTGCACGTCAATCGGTTCCGTGAGTTCGAACGCTATCGTCAGTTGTGTGAGGCCAGCGGCCTGCAGGTGCGCAGCCTGGAGCAGAGCCCCCATGTGCTGCATTACCCGGATGTGCGCAGCCTGACCCACGAGTTGAAGGCCTTGGGCGCGCATAATCTGAACCCTGGTCGCCCCGGCGGCCTCACGGGGCGGGCGCGAATCGCCGGGCTGATCGAGGCTTATGAAGGCTTTCGTCAGCCCGGGGGGCTGCCGGCGACTTATCAGGTGGTCTACGCCGTGTTGGAGAAACCGCTATGA